AGACAGCCGCTTCTGTTCACTGATAAACCCTCGTCCAACTTACTGCACAAACATTGATTGGCGATTGTATACAAGGAGTTGTTcttgctgaaaaaaaaaaaaaaaaaaaaatggaaacaagAAATCTGGCCATAGGGACAATACAAGAAGTATTTATTCTGTCCTCAAAGATATATGGGGAGAACATTCTCAACAGGCTCGATCGAGCTCTTAAAGTGTGCGCAGTTGAAATCTAATCGGTTGAGCAATAGATTTGACTTGTATAcatgaataaattttattattgcgcaagaaGCTGGCCTGTTTGCAAtagtacataaaataagaattttaaaaagaaaattgtcgaGCAAAATCCAGTCAGCTATGGAACCCTACTTGATCAAGAAAGCTAGAGAATTTGCTCAATATGCTTAAACTATAATACCTTAGACTAATatcatttatcttcttttttatttattatgatagGTCTTAATATGTTCAGCCccataaaatgaaatttaaaagaaaataatatgacataagaatttgaattttccaagTTGACGAATGTTACTGGGAACGTCCCAGAAATCTATGCTATTTTATTCTAAAGCAACAACAGTAGTAATAAGAATCAGAGTTAAGATACAGGTTCAGAGCAATATTAGGGTTTTCAACAGTAGGCCTTAACCATACCAGACTTTTCATATTCAACCGGTTTGTTAAAGTCAATTTTAAACCTTGGAATCGATAGATCCGTCCCTGGAAGTCAAGCACATAATTTTCCAGCAGCCAATACGCATCTTTCTTGGTTGAAAAACAGCATTTTGGCAAAATAACACATAAATCAACTTTTCAACGAAAAGCAAACTAACATTATCCATGAAGAAATTTTCCTCACGAGCAAGAGACCCAAAATAATGAAGGATATAGAACTTTAGATAGTTGAACACGTTAACCCAAACAATTCCACAAATGCGAAAAGGAAAACTTTCTAACAGAAGGATAAAACTAGACAGCTTGTCCAGAGAAACCACAACTTTTGCTTCGGCCTCAACTTAACATCATAATCAAGTCGGTGCATAGGGATAAAGTAAGACGTGCAACACAAGGCAACATCAACATGTTGAAGCATAGGGTTCAATTTATATAAGGATAAAGAGAAGCCATAGAAGTAACAAGCAACGCCAAGCAAGAGGAGTTCAGATGTTCGACACATGAAATGACAACATTACTGGTACTAAGAGCAAGTTTGGTTGCTCAGATAGGAAACAACAGAAACAACATAAGGAGAGCAAGTTCAGATGCTCAAACAAGACACAACTAGACCATAAGTTTTTATTAGACACTTAAAAACTCCTCCATTATTGCTTCATTACTTGGGGCTGGCAAACTTTGATGAGACACCGGTCACCCAATATCAGTTGTCCCCTGGCCCTCTCAGGTTGTGATCAAGATCAACGATCCTGCGCTCGAGCTGCAAATATGAGAATTCCCCTAGTGAGATATGACAAGGACAGATCACAATGCATTAACAAATTAATTCAGGCAGAAACAACATTAATATAAGTCAATGGCATTTTGTTTCTCTTATGCCTCATCAGCTAAGAATAGTTACATCTTCGTGGGTTCAAGTTATCACATGTTTCATAATACTTTTATtagcaagaaaagaagaaagaaggaaaatgaccCTAAGCAATGAAGTAGTCAATAGATTTCTCAGATCTTCAGGAAACCCCTATCTCTGTCTCAGCACAGTAGTTTTCAATTGCATAACTATCGGCAATGGCTGAAATATCAACCGTTGAAGGTATAAAGCAAGATGTGGAAGAATAGGATCTGGACGAGTAAAGGGTTCTGGGTGCAAAAAGAGGTAACCTAGAAAGAAAGGTTAACAATCAATTGAAATTCCTAATTTGTTAGATAAGAAAGCACAGTCATTTTCCACATTTTTCTAGTGGAGACACAATTCCGGCAGGTCTCATCATCACACGCTGCTGTTCTAGATTGCCAGTTATGGTTTTGATCATCTCATACTCCGTAGATAACTACATGCAATTTTCATTTGGTTACTGCAGTTAAGGTTTTTATGCTACCTCAATAATGGTATCCAAGTGCGGACGGAGTTTATGGTACTCTTGATGTATACGAAGCAGCGCAAAGTCGCACCTGCATGATAAGCATCCTTAGCAACAAATCCAAGCAAGCCTTTAAACTTCACCATTAAGACATCAAGCATAAGTAAGCATGCCGATATTTTTATGTGGAATCAAAGTGTTCCTTACTCTTCCTTGGAGGAAGAAGCAACACCAAGTCGCAGCACCTCAAGCGGCAGGTTCAGCGCTGAAGCACCAAAGCTGGAAAACCCATTTAGAATAGTTAGTGGGCCTAAACTAATGATCGTATCACTACAGATTAAATATCATTATGAAACGATGGAGCAGGACAGTACGAATCAATTATTTGATATGGTACAACTGACAAATATTTGATATACCATGACCTTGATAAGATACTCAGACAACTCAAGCAGAAAATGCAATTGATTGACCATAAACCAGAGATGGAGTATTACAGCAGCATGTTCTTCCTTTGATCTCCTTATGATAATGCTTTGAGATATTGACATAAATGTAGACAAACAAAATTCTAGCGTGCAAAGCCTAAGTTAAGAGGAGAAACTGAACACTGAATCATTACATTTTGTTCCatgaaaacaaataaggaaCGATATAATATGCAAATACTCTTTCATAAGGTAAGTAACAGCAATATtcttcatcagccttttaaATCTTCAGTAATTCACCAGTAAGTTTTAAGTAAAAAACATTACTTCAGGTATGCAAAAACGAACACCTTCCGACATCATGAAAGTTAGTATACAATATGGAAAGGCAAATCAGCCAACCAAAAATAACTACACCAATTTATAGACCACGTGTTGGTAATTAATGACTCGAAAGATTCGGAAAGATAACCTATTGTAAGCTCTAATTTGAGATCAAAATTAATCCAAGATGTGTTGATCTTGATAGAAGAGTACATTTGAAgtttgaaaatgcaaaaataacgCCGACATCATTTAATGGTAATCATATGCAAAAAAAGGTATAAACGACAATACTCGACCCCGAGCTATTTTGTGGAAGTACCACATGTAACTTGTAGGGGTTGCGGCCGCAAAAAGACGTCACCTTAAAAGGACATTGATCATGCCTATCCTCTCCTGTAGGCTAAATAGATCCATCGATCTTGATCTAAAAGTTCGTTggtggaaaaaacaaaaataacgcCTACCAACACATAAAAAGGTAAACATGCAGCAAACAAAAGTATAAAGAGGAGAATCTAAGTGATCAACCTCGAATTTTTTTCACAGAAATACCCTCCGTGACTTATATACTTTGCAGCCGCAAAAGATCTTAACAGTAGAATCCATCTATCATGCGTAATTCCTACAACAGacctaaataaaagaaagaccAATCGTGAATCGATGTATGTCACATAAACCATATCGTTATTGTCTTACCTACTAACTTTCCTTTTGATCTTTGCATGGTGCTCACGTATATCTGTATAGTTTACAGAAGGATGTTCCCTGTTAAGGTATCAGGAAATAAACAAAATGAGTCCGAAATATGCACAAGAACGAGTAAGATAGAAGCGCCATTATAAGGATCGCCACAGAGAATTACAGAGCAATGGCGAGATCTGTCATCGCCCTTTGAATATGGTTATGAAACGACTGGACCAACTCTATGAAATGCATGGAGCCATCATCCGGTTTCATCTCATAATTGACGGTGAATTGTTCATCCAGCAGGCCCTTGTAAAAGATCAACACAAGAGAAATAAATTAGAATTCGATGAACTTGCTGCATATAACAGATTTGAATTGAGTTTATGATATCTGTCAATTCTTTGCTGCACTATTTCACAATGACATCTGTTAAACCttcacaaaacattttcaatccGTCTATGCTTCATTCAAAACCAAAAAGCTTGTTTAAATGAAAAGGCTACCGTTTTCTCAAATTGGAACTGGTGAAACAAACGGTTTCAATTTGCCGATGTTTCACTCAAAGCCGGAAAATTGTTATGAAAAAGgctattttcttctttagttGAAACTagcaaaacattttcaaatgtCACTAGCCTGAAAAGATTCTACCCTTTCCCTACATATGCAAACCAAGGAAATGGTGGTTTCATTCACCCTCGAATGAAAtaaacaactttggccaaaaaaaattaatacaacaAACAACACTGTTTCATTTTCAGatgcaaaaattcaaagaaaaaaggataaCAGGATACTTGTTCCTCGAGGGGGGTGAACATTGCATAAAGCTCGTCAACAAGAGCATCTACTTGGTCGGCCATTGCTCAGACACACAGAACCTAAAGATCTTTTGCACGAACAGAAGCGGAGAAAGTGGATTCGAAGAGAATCTTAATGAGGGCTGTGTAGATTGTGTGAGTGACCAAGAGCCGGTTTATATAGGCGATTGCACTAGCAAAGCTGGGGAACTGAGCTGACGTTGAGgctgaaaatgagaaaaagagacaaaagaagaGTAATAAAGGAGGGAAGGCCGTGCATGCTATGTGTGAGTGTGTGGAACTGGGAGTAACTGCCTCTTCAATGGCCGGGCTATCTGCCAAGGCTGGCTGTCTAACGCCTCACTTCTCCGTTTTTAAGCTGGTAATGAGAGGGAAGCGCATGAAAATGGTTTAGCTCCTCTCACCAAATGGTGCACTTAAGGTCTATTTCGTTGTAACGGAGAGATGTTATGGTTGGAACTCTTGCCTAGACTCAATCCATAGTAGATTGAGGCAATCGAATCGATTGATCTAGTGATTCCCACGTGAGGCTCACACGTATGACAATACAAGTATGTCCATGACAGACTGATCTAGACAAGATTTCACTGGTAACAATGAGGGAAGGCCAAATCCTATCTTACCTTTTTTCGCGTTTTTGCCATTTGTAGTACATGCACCTCTAGTTGAGGTGTCTTTTTGGTGGATTCCTAATtactctcttttccctttttggaCTGTACTTATTACTTATCCAACAAATATTCTTGTATTACCaaatgaggagaaaaaaatCGGATACATTaccaaaacaattgaaaaaaagatcTGGGACATTACCAAAACCATGTTTTGCTGAATTTCTTcgcattttctttaattttcataCTGAATTATTTTTCACGTTAAATTTCTAAGATGTCCTTTAGAAACTTCATAAACCGATCGcactttgatttttaatatattatatatatgccAAAAATATTATATGAGCTGGAGAAGAGATCGAAAtaagttctttattttcttctcattgGTGATCCTGTTGTAAGAAACATCGTAAAGGTTAAAGAGAAAATTTATCATGTAG
This Eucalyptus grandis isolate ANBG69807.140 chromosome 7, ASM1654582v1, whole genome shotgun sequence DNA region includes the following protein-coding sequences:
- the LOC104454108 gene encoding uncharacterized protein LOC104454108, with amino-acid sequence MKPDDGSMHFIELVQSFHNHIQRAMTDLAIALEHPSVNYTDIREHHAKIKRKVSSFGASALNLPLEVLRLGVASSSKEECDFALLRIHQEYHKLRPHLDTIIELERRIVDLDHNLRGPGDN